The Dehalococcoidia bacterium nucleotide sequence CAGGTACCATTTTGGCCGCTAAACACTACGCTTTGGGTTAAAGATTTCAAAGGCAATGACCCCAAGTTTGTTTTCTATTTTCTCCAGACTCTCGGCCTGGAACGCTACAACTCTGGAGCAGGCGTCCCAACATTAAATCGTAACCATCTGGCCACGATTGATGTTGCTATCCCACCCCTCCCCACCCAGCGCAAAATCGCTGCCATCCTCTCCGCCTACGACGACCTGATTGAGAACAATCTCCGCCGCATCAAGATACTGGAAGAGATGGCGCAGAACCTCTACCGGGAGTGGTTTGTCAATTTCCGCTTCCCCGGCCACGAGAAGGTCAGGATGGTAGATTCACCCCTGGGGAAGATACCGGCGGGGTGGGAGGTGAGACGTCTGGATGAGTTATGTTCTACCGTGCTTGACGGTGACTGGATTGAAACAAAAGATCAAGGGGGTGAGGATTATCGGCTTCTCCAAATATCAAATATCGGGTTGGGTGACTTCGTTGAGACTGGCAAGTTTCGGTATGTGACACAAGAAACTTTTGACCAACTCCGTTGTACTGAAATTCGACCCGATGACTTTCTAATTGCACGGATGCCGACCCCAGTTGGCCGTGGTTGGTTGGCTCGTAAGATGCCATGGCGAATGATAACCGCTGTTGATGTAGCTATTGCCAGACCTGACACCAGTTGTATTAGTCCAGTTTTCCTGCTCTACTTCTGGAATCAGCCGTCTAACTTGGCCGCAATAGAGAAGCAAAGCTCGGGAACCACACGATTACGTATTACCAGACGTGAATTGTCCGCTATGCTGATTCCCACACCTAACCTTGCTTTACAGGACCAGTTCTCCGCTAAGGTTAAGCCTATGTTGATTATTAGTAACATCCTACGTGATAAAAACACCATCCTCCGCCGCACCCGTGATCTCCTCCTCCCCAAGCT carries:
- a CDS encoding restriction endonuclease subunit S, producing the protein MIRDTFNNSVFGNFVKLQRGFDLPKQDRETGVFPVVASTSVQDYHAEYKVKPPGVVTGRSGSLGTVQYLQVPFWPLNTTLWVKDFKGNDPKFVFYFLQTLGLERYNSGAGVPTLNRNHLATIDVAIPPLPTQRKIAAILSAYDDLIENNLRRIKILEEMAQNLYREWFVNFRFPGHEKVRMVDSPLGKIPAGWEVRRLDELCSTVLDGDWIETKDQGGEDYRLLQISNIGLGDFVETGKFRYVTQETFDQLRCTEIRPDDFLIARMPTPVGRGWLARKMPWRMITAVDVAIARPDTSCISPVFLLYFWNQPSNLAAIEKQSSGTTRLRITRRELSAMLIPTPNLALQDQFSAKVKPMLIISNILRDKNTILRRTRDLLLPKLISGEVDVSELDINILQENNA